One genomic window of Misgurnus anguillicaudatus chromosome 12, ASM2758022v2, whole genome shotgun sequence includes the following:
- the wnt11 gene encoding protein Wnt-11 translates to MKQTSHSLHLCIFTFLLLSKECTGIRWLSLAQTTQHINKTQNCKTLPGLVSSQAQLCRSNLELMQTIIQAAREVKKVCQKTFTDMRWNCSSIDAPKYLPDLERGTRESAFVYALSAAAISHTIARACTSGDLRLCTCGPIPGEIPEPGYRWGGCADNLHYGLLMGSKFSDAPMKMKKKTGSNANKLMHLHNSEVGRQALRDALVMKCKCHGVSGSCSIRTCWRGLQDLKDIAMDLKTKYLSATKVVHRPMGTRKQLVPKDIDIRPVQENELVYLQSSPDYCMKNDKMGSFGTQDRQCNKTSNGSDSCDLMCCGRGYNPYSERVVERCHCKYHWCCYVTCKKCERTVERYVCK, encoded by the exons ATGAAGCAAACATCCCATTCACTTCATCTCTGTATCTTCACATTCCTGCTTCTGTCAAAGGAGTGCACTGGAATCAGATGGCT GTCACTAGCGCAGACCACACAGCACATCAACAAGACCCAGAATTGCAAGACGTTGCCAGGTCTCGTCTCTTCTCAGGCCCAGCTCTGTAGGAGCAACCTGGAACTCATGCAAACTATCATCCAAGCTGCAAGGGAGGTTAAAAAGGTCTGCCAGAAAACCTTTACAGACATGCGCTGGAACTGTTCCTCTATTGATGCTCCCAAATACCTCCCAGACCTGGAGCGAG GAACAAGGGAATCGGCGTTCGTGTACGCGCTCTCCGCAGCAGCCATAAGTCACACTATAGCACGCGCGTGCACTTCTGGAGATCTGAGGTTGTGCACCTGTGGTCCGATTCCTGGTGAAATACCCGAGCCGGGTTATAGATGGGGCGGGTGTGCTGATAACCTGCACTATGGTCTTCTCATGGGTTCCAAGTTTTCAGATGCCCCCATGAAGATGAAAAAGAAAACGGGCTCGAATGCCAATAAGCTGATGCATCTCCACAACAGCGAAGTTGGCAGACAG GCTTTGCGAGATGCTCTGGTCATGAAGTGCAAATGCCACGGCGTTTCCGGTTCCTGCTCCATTAGGACCTGTTGGAGGGGCCTACAGGACCTGAAGGACATCGCTATGGATTTGAAGACCAAGTACTTGTCAGCCACTAAGGTGGTCCATCGGCCCATGGGCACACGCAAGCAACTCGTCCCTAAAGATATCGACATCCGGCCAGTTCAAGAGAATGAGCTGGTCTATCTGCAAAGTTCACCGGATTACTGCATGAAGAATGACAAGATGGGATCTTTCGGAACTCAGGACAG GCAGTGCAATAAAACCTCCAATGGCAGTGACAGCTGTGATCTGATGTGCTGTGGCAGAGGATACAACCCTTACtccgagagagtggtggaacgGTGCCACTGCAAATATCACTGGTGCTGCTACGTCACGTGCAAGAAGTGCGAGCGGACTGTGGAGAGATACGTATGCAAATGA